From the Desulfovibrio sp. JY genome, one window contains:
- the larC gene encoding nickel pincer cofactor biosynthesis protein LarC: MRILYYDCQAGISGDMNLAAMIDLGVDPDFLRAELSKLGLDTEFSLRVTRDARNGITGTRVDVVLAGQQPADHDHPHGHHAHDHDHEHGHHHHDHGHEHHHDHGQRNLAAIEAIIEASGLDEDVRRTSLAIFGRIAAAEAKVHGKPVEEVHFHEIGAVDSIVDIVGAAICFHALGVDAVWASPVELGGGFVRCAHGLIPVPAPATVEITAGIPTTRGAVREETATPTGAAIVATLADRFTPSPQMTVAKTGYGVGHRVTELPNLLRVHLAEAVAADWSVSEARLLQCNIDDMTAELLGAVMETLMAAGAMDVHFTPILMKKNRPATCLSLLCAAEDEDRFKELLFRHTTTLGIKSLPLEKTFLATTFTTLSTPLGPVRLKNALLDGTVLRSKPEFEDCRALAQKHGIPLAEVYAVVDRCRDKDA; this comes from the coding sequence ATGCGTATCCTCTACTACGACTGCCAGGCCGGCATCAGCGGCGACATGAACCTGGCCGCCATGATCGACCTGGGCGTCGATCCCGATTTCCTGCGCGCCGAGCTGTCCAAGCTCGGGCTCGATACGGAATTTTCCCTGCGCGTGACCCGCGACGCCCGAAACGGCATCACCGGCACCCGCGTGGATGTGGTCCTGGCCGGGCAACAGCCGGCGGACCACGACCACCCGCATGGACATCACGCCCATGATCATGACCACGAGCATGGACATCACCACCATGACCATGGGCACGAGCACCATCACGATCACGGCCAGCGCAATCTGGCCGCCATCGAGGCCATCATCGAGGCCAGCGGCCTGGACGAGGACGTCAGGCGCACCAGTCTGGCCATCTTTGGCCGCATCGCCGCCGCCGAGGCCAAGGTGCACGGCAAGCCTGTCGAGGAAGTCCATTTCCACGAGATCGGGGCCGTGGACTCCATCGTCGACATCGTGGGCGCGGCCATCTGTTTCCACGCCCTTGGCGTGGACGCGGTCTGGGCCTCGCCGGTGGAACTCGGCGGCGGATTTGTCCGCTGCGCCCATGGCCTGATTCCCGTACCCGCCCCGGCCACGGTGGAAATAACGGCCGGCATCCCCACCACCCGGGGAGCCGTGCGGGAAGAAACCGCCACCCCAACAGGCGCGGCCATCGTGGCCACCCTGGCCGACCGGTTCACGCCCTCGCCCCAAATGACCGTGGCCAAAACCGGCTACGGCGTCGGCCACCGGGTGACGGAACTGCCGAACCTGTTGCGCGTGCACCTGGCCGAGGCCGTAGCCGCCGACTGGTCCGTGTCCGAAGCCAGGCTTCTCCAGTGCAACATCGACGACATGACCGCCGAGCTCCTCGGCGCGGTCATGGAGACGCTCATGGCCGCCGGGGCCATGGACGTGCACTTCACGCCCATTCTCATGAAGAAAAACCGCCCGGCCACCTGCCTGTCGCTGCTGTGCGCGGCCGAAGACGAAGACCGCTTCAAGGAGCTGCTTTTCCGCCATACCACGACCCTTGGCATCAAAAGCCTGCCGCTCGAAAAAACCTTCCTGGCCACGACCTTCACCACGCTGTCCACGCCGCTTGGGCCGGTGCGCCTCAAAAACGCCCTGCTCGACGGCACGGTGCTGCGGTCCAAGCCGGAATTCGAGGACTGTCGCGCCCTGGCCCAAAAACACGGCATACCCCTGGCCGAAGTCTACGCCGTGGTCGACCGCTGCCGGGACAAGGACGCGTAA